The following proteins come from a genomic window of Nodosilinea sp. FACHB-141:
- the rpsG gene encoding 30S ribosomal protein S7: MSRRTVIQKRPIPPDSVYNSRLITMMSRRLMTSGKKSLADKIIYNSFTIIKERSGGDPLDVFERAVRNASPLVEVKARRVGGATYQVPMEVRSERSVALALRWLTQFARQRPGKSMAIRLANELMDAANETGGAVRKREETHRMAEANKAFAHYRY; the protein is encoded by the coding sequence ATGTCTCGCCGTACCGTTATTCAAAAGCGCCCAATTCCACCCGATTCTGTCTACAACAGCCGGCTCATTACTATGATGAGCCGTCGCCTCATGACCAGTGGCAAAAAGTCTTTGGCTGACAAAATCATCTACAACTCCTTCACAATTATTAAGGAGCGTAGTGGTGGCGATCCCTTGGATGTCTTTGAACGGGCGGTGCGTAATGCTTCTCCTCTGGTTGAGGTAAAGGCCCGCCGAGTGGGGGGTGCTACCTACCAAGTGCCTATGGAAGTTCGCTCCGAGCGTAGTGTTGCCTTGGCATTGCGATGGTTGACCCAGTTCGCTCGTCAGCGCCCTGGTAAGTCGATGGCCATTAGGTTGGCTAATGAGCTGATGGATGCCGCCAATGAGACAGGTGGTGCAGTCCGCAAGCGTGAAGAAACTCACCGGATGGCAGAAGCGAACAAAGCCTTTGCTCACTACCGGTACTAA
- the rpsL gene encoding 30S ribosomal protein S12, producing the protein MPTIQQLIRSERQKADKKTKSPALKSCPQRRGVCTRVYTTTPKKPNSALRKVARVRLTSGFEVTAYIPGIGHNLQEHSVVMIRGGRVKDLPGVRYHIIRGTLDTAGVKDRRQGRSKYGAKRPKA; encoded by the coding sequence ATGCCCACGATTCAGCAACTCATCCGGAGTGAGCGCCAAAAAGCCGACAAAAAAACCAAATCCCCTGCTCTAAAGAGCTGTCCGCAGCGTCGGGGGGTTTGTACCCGTGTGTATACCACAACTCCTAAGAAGCCCAACTCGGCTCTGCGGAAGGTGGCTAGGGTGCGCTTGACCTCCGGATTTGAGGTCACTGCCTACATTCCCGGCATTGGTCACAACCTGCAGGAACACTCCGTAGTCATGATTCGTGGCGGCCGGGTCAAAGACCTTCCCGGTGTTCGCTACCACATCATTCGCGGCACCCTTGACACCGCTGGCGTAAAAGACCGTCGCCAGGGCCGTTCCAAGTACGGCGCCAAGCGTCCTAAAGCCTAA
- the fusA gene encoding elongation factor G gives MVRTTPLERVRNIGIAAHIDAGKTTTTERILFYSGMVHKIGEVHEGTAVTDWMEQERERGITITAAAITTSWRDHQINIIDTPGHVDFTIEVERSMRVLDGVIAVFDSVGGVQPQSETVWRQANRYSVPRIAFVNKMDRTGADFLKVCGQLRDRLGANAVPIQIPVGAEGDFQGVVDLVAMRARIYHDDLGQNFDDTEIPTDVQDVAEEYRAKLVEAVAETDDSLMEKYFEGQPLSSAEIAAALRKGTIQGTIVPVLCGSAFKNKGVQLLLDAVVDYLPSPIEVPPIQGHLPNGELGERPADDDAPLAALAFKIMADPYGRLTFVRVYSGVLKKGSYIYNATKDKKERISRLIVLKADDRIEVDELRAGDLGAAIGLRETFTGDTICDPADPIVLESLFVPEPVISVAVEPKTKQDMDKLSKALQSLSEEDPTFRVSTNPETNQTVIAGMGELHLDILVDRMLREFKVEANIGAPQVAYRETIRKATRAEGKFIRQSGGKGQYGHVVVEVEPSEESSGFEFVSKIVGGTIPKEYVSPAEQGMKEACESGILAGYPVIDLKVTLVDGSYHDVDSSEMAFKIAGSMAMKEAVMQASPVLLEPIMKVEVEVPENFLGDVMGDLNSRRGQIEGMGTEVDVAKVTAHVPLAEMFGYATDIRSKTQGRGIFSMEFSHYGEVPRNVAEAIISKNTGNA, from the coding sequence GTGGTACGAACAACGCCCCTAGAGCGGGTTAGAAACATTGGGATTGCGGCACATATTGATGCTGGCAAAACCACCACCACAGAGCGCATCCTGTTCTACTCAGGCATGGTGCACAAAATTGGTGAGGTTCATGAGGGTACCGCCGTCACCGACTGGATGGAGCAGGAGCGGGAACGCGGAATCACCATCACGGCTGCGGCTATTACCACTAGCTGGCGCGACCACCAAATCAATATTATCGATACCCCTGGTCACGTCGACTTCACCATTGAGGTCGAGCGCTCTATGCGCGTTTTGGACGGGGTGATCGCTGTATTTGATTCGGTGGGAGGGGTACAACCTCAATCAGAAACCGTTTGGCGTCAAGCCAATCGCTACAGCGTTCCTCGCATTGCCTTTGTCAATAAGATGGACCGCACTGGGGCCGATTTCTTGAAAGTCTGCGGTCAGCTGCGCGATCGCTTGGGGGCAAATGCCGTACCAATTCAAATTCCCGTTGGGGCTGAGGGCGACTTCCAGGGCGTTGTTGACCTAGTTGCCATGCGCGCCCGTATCTATCATGACGATCTAGGTCAAAACTTCGACGACACAGAGATACCGACTGATGTCCAGGATGTGGCGGAGGAGTATCGAGCCAAGCTAGTTGAAGCAGTGGCTGAGACCGACGATTCCCTGATGGAAAAATACTTTGAAGGGCAGCCGCTGTCTTCAGCTGAAATCGCTGCTGCCTTGCGTAAAGGAACAATTCAGGGCACTATCGTACCGGTTCTGTGTGGCTCTGCCTTTAAAAATAAAGGGGTGCAGCTGCTGTTAGATGCTGTTGTGGATTATTTGCCTTCTCCCATTGAGGTGCCGCCGATTCAAGGGCATTTGCCCAATGGCGAACTAGGCGAGCGACCTGCCGATGACGACGCTCCTCTAGCTGCCCTGGCGTTTAAGATCATGGCCGATCCCTACGGACGGCTCACTTTTGTGCGGGTCTACTCTGGGGTGCTCAAGAAGGGTAGCTATATCTACAACGCCACCAAAGACAAAAAAGAGCGGATTTCTCGCCTCATTGTGTTGAAAGCTGACGATCGCATTGAGGTCGACGAATTACGAGCTGGGGATCTGGGCGCTGCCATTGGCCTCAGAGAAACCTTTACTGGTGACACCATCTGCGATCCTGCGGATCCAATCGTGCTTGAATCGCTCTTTGTGCCCGAGCCGGTGATCTCCGTGGCGGTAGAGCCTAAAACCAAGCAGGATATGGACAAGCTGTCTAAGGCTCTGCAATCCCTATCAGAGGAAGACCCCACCTTCCGAGTTAGCACTAATCCAGAGACTAACCAGACCGTGATCGCTGGTATGGGGGAGCTTCACCTTGATATTCTGGTCGACCGTATGCTGCGCGAGTTTAAGGTAGAGGCCAACATCGGCGCTCCCCAGGTGGCCTATCGGGAAACCATTCGTAAAGCTACAAGAGCCGAAGGCAAATTTATTCGCCAGAGCGGTGGTAAAGGCCAGTATGGTCACGTAGTAGTCGAGGTAGAACCCTCTGAAGAAAGCAGCGGTTTCGAGTTTGTGTCTAAGATTGTTGGAGGGACAATTCCTAAAGAATATGTTTCCCCAGCTGAACAGGGCATGAAAGAGGCCTGCGAATCTGGTATCCTAGCTGGGTACCCCGTAATTGATTTAAAGGTTACTCTGGTCGATGGGTCTTACCACGATGTAGACTCATCAGAGATGGCCTTTAAAATTGCCGGGTCAATGGCGATGAAGGAAGCCGTCATGCAGGCGTCTCCCGTCCTTCTAGAGCCGATCATGAAGGTCGAGGTTGAAGTTCCAGAAAATTTTCTGGGTGACGTCATGGGAGATTTAAACTCCCGCCGTGGCCAGATCGAGGGTATGGGAACAGAGGTTGACGTTGCAAAGGTTACAGCCCATGTTCCCCTAGCTGAGATGTTTGGTTATGCTACCGACATCCGCTCTAAAACGCAGGGTCGGGGCATTTTTTCGATGGAGTTTAGCCACTATGGTGAGGTTCCTCGGAACGTGGCTGAGGCCATTATCTCTAAAAACACTGGGAACGCTTAG